The proteins below come from a single Coprobacter tertius genomic window:
- the clpX gene encoding ATP-dependent Clp protease ATP-binding subunit ClpX, which yields MAKQEHKCSFCGRSENEVNLLITGMTGYICDTCVEQAYLITEEAFGKKKNNKTDLGFSKKDLPRPHQIKKFLDEYVIGQDDAKRYLSVAVFNHYKRLLQNQESDKDEVEIEKSNIIMVGPTGTGKTLLAKTIARMLHVPFTIVDATVLTEAGYVGEDIESILTRLLQVADYNVEAAERGIVFIDEIDKIARKSDNPSITRDVSGEGVQQGLLKLLEGSVVNVPPQGGRKHPDQKMIAVNTKNILYICGGAFDGIEKKIAMRLNTRVVGYAADKNKAVIDRNNLLQYVSPQDLKAFGLIPEIIGRLPILTYLNPLNKESLRRILTEPRNSIIRQYEKLFEMDGIKLTFDESALDFIVEKAIEFKLGARGLRSIAENIMMDAMFDMPSSDEKELNITRKYAEDKLKKTNMLTLH from the coding sequence ATGGCGAAGCAAGAACACAAATGTAGTTTCTGTGGACGATCGGAAAATGAAGTAAATTTGTTAATAACCGGTATGACTGGTTATATTTGTGATACATGTGTCGAACAGGCTTATCTGATCACCGAAGAAGCTTTCGGGAAAAAGAAAAATAATAAGACGGATCTCGGTTTTTCCAAAAAGGATTTACCTCGACCACATCAGATAAAAAAATTTCTCGATGAGTATGTAATCGGACAAGATGATGCAAAACGTTATCTGTCTGTTGCGGTTTTTAATCATTATAAACGCTTGTTACAGAATCAGGAATCCGATAAGGATGAAGTCGAGATAGAGAAGTCAAATATTATAATGGTTGGCCCTACGGGAACCGGTAAAACATTACTTGCGAAAACTATAGCTCGTATGTTGCATGTACCTTTTACAATTGTAGATGCAACAGTGCTTACCGAAGCAGGATATGTCGGAGAAGATATAGAAAGTATATTGACACGTTTATTACAGGTAGCCGATTATAATGTAGAAGCGGCCGAACGTGGTATTGTATTTATCGACGAGATAGATAAAATAGCCCGGAAAAGTGATAATCCCTCTATAACCCGTGATGTAAGCGGAGAAGGAGTTCAGCAGGGATTGTTGAAGTTGCTGGAAGGATCGGTTGTAAATGTACCGCCTCAGGGTGGTCGTAAGCACCCCGATCAGAAAATGATTGCAGTAAATACTAAAAATATACTTTATATTTGCGGCGGCGCATTCGACGGGATTGAGAAAAAGATCGCTATGCGTTTAAATACGAGAGTAGTAGGATATGCAGCAGATAAAAATAAGGCTGTGATCGATCGAAATAATCTTTTGCAATATGTATCCCCACAAGATTTAAAGGCTTTTGGTCTTATCCCCGAGATAATCGGACGTTTACCTATATTGACATATTTAAATCCTTTAAATAAAGAGTCGTTGCGTAGGATACTAACCGAGCCTCGGAATTCGATTATTCGTCAGTATGAGAAGCTATTTGAAATGGATGGTATAAAACTGACGTTTGATGAAAGTGCCCTTGATTTTATCGTCGAAAAAGCGATTGAGTTTAAGTTAGGAGCCAGAGGATTACGGTCGATTGCTGAGAATATTATGATGGATGCGATGTTCGATATGCCATCCTCTGACGAAAAAGAACTGAATATTACCCGTAAATATGCAGAGGATAAACTAAAGAAGACAAATATGCTGACTTTACATTAA
- the clpP gene encoding ATP-dependent Clp endopeptidase proteolytic subunit ClpP: protein MNDFKNYATKHLGMNGLALDKYMDITSSYISPTIIEERQLNVAQMDVFSRLMMDRIIFLGTQVDDYTANVIQAQLLYLDSADAGKDISIYINSPGGSVYAGLGIYDTMQYIASDVSTICTGMAASMAAVLLVAGTKGKRFALRHSRVMIHQPMGGAQGQASDIEITAREIQKLKKELYTIIADHSGNTYERVEKDSDRDYWMTAAEAKEYGMIDDVLSRSK from the coding sequence ATAAACGATTTTAAGAATTATGCAACCAAGCATTTAGGTATGAATGGTCTGGCATTGGATAAATATATGGATATAACGAGCAGTTATATTTCGCCTACCATAATCGAGGAGAGACAATTGAATGTCGCCCAGATGGATGTTTTCTCGCGTTTGATGATGGATCGTATTATTTTTTTGGGTACACAAGTTGATGATTATACGGCTAATGTAATACAGGCTCAATTGCTGTATTTGGATTCTGCAGATGCCGGAAAAGATATTTCGATATATATCAATTCTCCGGGTGGAAGTGTGTATGCCGGACTTGGAATTTATGACACGATGCAGTATATTGCCAGTGATGTTTCTACGATATGTACCGGTATGGCTGCTTCTATGGCTGCAGTTCTCCTTGTTGCCGGTACTAAAGGTAAACGATTTGCTTTAAGGCATTCCCGCGTCATGATACATCAACCTATGGGAGGAGCCCAGGGACAAGCGTCGGATATTGAAATTACTGCTCGTGAAATACAAAAGTTGAAAAAAGAATTGTATACGATTATTGCAGATCATTCGGGAAATACGTATGAGCGTGTAGAAAAAGATTCTGATCGTGATTATTGGATGACTGCCGCAGAAGCAAAAGAATACGGGATGATCGATGATGTACTTTCACGCTCAAAATAA
- the tig gene encoding trigger factor: MNVSQQNIDNVNAVIKIEITKADYQEKVDKALRTYRQKANIPGFRRGMVPMGMVKKMFGKSVLVEEINKEVSEQLYNHIKENKLNILGEPLPSAEQKNIDFDTQEDFEFSFDIALAPEIKVDLNKNVKVDYYNIKIDDEMVKKQCDAMANRFGTQIEVETAGDNDMIRGKLTELAEDGTVKEDGIAVESTIVSPSHFKNDDEKAKFAGVKVGDKVVFNPSNTCNGLEVEMASMLHISKEQAADVKSDFEMEVTGILGFKPAEMGQELFDNVFGKDVVKTEEEYIAKIKEMLAAQLSPESDYKFSIDARKVIEKKVGNVELPEEFLKRWLVASGENRTPESIEEEYPKMLPDLKWHLIKEQIVRDLNIKVEDADVLEMAKKVTQAQFAQYGMANVPADILEKYATDMLKDKNAVRNIVDRATEEKITKAIKEKVKLNEKEIALDDFYKLFENK, encoded by the coding sequence ATGAACGTTTCGCAACAAAACATTGACAATGTAAATGCTGTAATCAAAATAGAGATTACAAAAGCCGATTATCAGGAGAAAGTAGATAAAGCTCTGCGTACTTATCGTCAGAAGGCTAATATCCCGGGTTTTCGTCGAGGTATGGTACCCATGGGAATGGTAAAAAAGATGTTTGGTAAATCTGTTCTGGTAGAAGAAATCAACAAGGAGGTTTCAGAACAACTTTACAACCATATTAAGGAAAATAAATTGAATATTTTGGGCGAACCTCTGCCTTCGGCCGAACAAAAAAATATTGATTTCGATACACAAGAGGATTTTGAGTTTTCGTTTGATATTGCTTTGGCTCCTGAAATTAAAGTTGATCTTAATAAAAATGTAAAAGTCGATTACTATAATATTAAGATCGATGATGAAATGGTAAAGAAGCAGTGCGATGCGATGGCAAATCGTTTCGGTACTCAAATCGAAGTGGAAACAGCCGGAGATAACGACATGATTCGGGGTAAACTTACCGAACTTGCTGAAGATGGAACCGTTAAAGAGGACGGTATTGCCGTTGAAAGCACTATCGTGTCTCCTTCTCATTTTAAGAATGATGATGAAAAGGCTAAATTTGCTGGAGTGAAAGTCGGGGATAAAGTTGTTTTTAACCCTTCGAATACATGTAATGGACTTGAAGTAGAAATGGCTTCTATGTTACACATCTCTAAAGAACAGGCGGCTGATGTTAAAAGTGATTTCGAAATGGAAGTTACTGGAATATTAGGATTTAAACCTGCTGAGATGGGACAAGAGCTGTTCGATAACGTTTTCGGTAAAGATGTTGTGAAAACTGAGGAGGAATATATAGCCAAAATTAAAGAAATGCTGGCAGCTCAGTTAAGCCCCGAAAGCGATTATAAATTCAGTATAGATGCTCGTAAAGTAATCGAAAAAAAGGTAGGTAATGTGGAATTGCCTGAAGAGTTCTTAAAACGTTGGCTGGTAGCATCAGGGGAAAATCGTACTCCCGAATCTATTGAAGAAGAATACCCAAAAATGCTTCCCGATCTTAAGTGGCATTTGATAAAAGAACAGATTGTACGCGACTTGAATATTAAGGTAGAAGACGCCGATGTACTCGAAATGGCTAAAAAAGTTACTCAAGCACAGTTTGCTCAATACGGGATGGCTAATGTTCCTGCTGATATTCTTGAAAAGTATGCGACTGATATGCTTAAAGATAAAAATGCTGTACGTAATATCGTAGATCGTGCTACGGAAGAAAAAATTACGAAGGCTATAAAAGAAAAGGTGAAACTTAATGAAAAAGAGATTGCCCTCGACGATTTTTATAAACTGTTCGAAAATAAATAA
- a CDS encoding RNA recognition motif domain-containing protein, whose amino-acid sequence MNIYIGNLNYRVKEADLQQVMEEYGPVESVKIIKDRETGKSKGFAFIEMANEAQAKQAIEELNGAEYEGRTMIVKEARPKA is encoded by the coding sequence ATGAACATTTACATTGGAAATCTTAACTACCGTGTTAAGGAAGCAGACTTGCAACAAGTAATGGAAGAGTATGGTCCTGTTGAATCTGTTAAGATCATTAAAGACCGTGAAACCGGTAAATCAAAAGGATTCGCCTTTATCGAAATGGCAAATGAAGCTCAGGCTAAACAAGCCATTGAAGAACTAAATGGAGCCGAATATGAAGGCCGTACAATGATCGTAAAAGAAGCACGTCCGAAAGCCTGA
- a CDS encoding Dps family protein: protein MKTTNYIHLDVQKTETIVNGLQQLLADFQVYYTNLRGFHWNIKGQLFFALHSKFEELYNDAAEKVDEIAERILMLGGVPEHNFSSYLKVSRIKETAYVSDADEALKNILETYGHFIEEERKLLSVASDARDEVTVSMMSDFLAEQEKLVWMLSAFTD, encoded by the coding sequence ATGAAGACAACAAATTATATCCATTTGGATGTTCAAAAAACAGAGACTATTGTAAATGGTTTGCAACAGCTTTTGGCCGATTTTCAGGTATATTATACAAATTTGAGAGGATTTCATTGGAATATCAAAGGTCAGCTATTTTTTGCTTTGCACAGTAAATTTGAAGAATTGTATAATGATGCTGCTGAAAAAGTGGATGAAATTGCTGAAAGAATATTGATGCTTGGCGGAGTACCAGAACATAATTTTAGTAGTTATCTGAAAGTATCTCGTATAAAAGAAACCGCTTATGTCTCGGATGCAGATGAAGCCTTGAAAAATATTCTTGAAACTTATGGGCATTTTATAGAAGAAGAAAGAAAATTGCTTTCTGTAGCTTCAGATGCAAGAGATGAAGTAACTGTATCGATGATGAGCGATTTTTTGGCCGAACAGGAAAAGTTGGTTTGGATGTTGAGTGCTTTTACTGATTAA
- a CDS encoding hydrogen peroxide-inducible genes activator → MNFQQLEYILAVSTLRHFAKAAEYCHVTQPTLSMMIQKLEEELDIKIFDRNAHPIRPTPAGERIIEQARKVLYQASLINDIAKEEKKSLSGIFRISVLPTVAPYLLPRFFPQLLKQYPDLDIRISEMKTNDCIESLLSTKADAAIIANSINHKELKEEVLYYEEFFGYVSSQETAFKNDIIRSSDINGERLWLLDEGHCFRDQLIRFCQMESVKVHQQAYRLGSLETFMRMVESGNGVTFIPELAIYQLNETQKKLVRPFAIPRPTRQISMISRTDFVRSGILSLLIDHIKSVIPQSMLQHKKTQILL, encoded by the coding sequence ATGAATTTTCAACAGCTCGAATATATACTGGCCGTTTCTACATTACGCCACTTCGCAAAAGCGGCAGAATATTGCCATGTTACACAACCTACCCTGAGTATGATGATACAAAAACTCGAGGAAGAATTAGATATTAAGATATTCGATCGCAATGCACATCCTATACGCCCAACACCTGCCGGTGAACGGATAATAGAACAAGCTCGTAAAGTATTATATCAGGCATCGCTAATAAATGATATTGCAAAAGAAGAAAAAAAATCTTTATCGGGTATTTTTCGTATTTCTGTTTTACCTACTGTTGCACCATATTTACTTCCTCGTTTTTTTCCACAATTGCTAAAACAATATCCCGATCTCGACATACGGATATCTGAAATGAAAACAAATGACTGTATCGAATCTCTTCTATCCACTAAAGCAGATGCAGCAATTATCGCAAATTCGATAAATCACAAAGAATTAAAAGAAGAAGTTCTATATTATGAAGAATTTTTCGGTTATGTATCGTCACAGGAAACAGCTTTCAAAAATGATATCATCCGCTCGTCTGATATCAACGGAGAACGACTTTGGTTACTCGACGAAGGACATTGTTTCAGAGATCAGTTAATACGTTTTTGCCAAATGGAAAGTGTAAAGGTTCATCAACAAGCATATCGATTAGGAAGCCTCGAAACTTTTATGCGGATGGTTGAAAGTGGAAACGGTGTTACTTTTATTCCCGAATTGGCAATTTACCAACTTAACGAAACGCAAAAAAAACTCGTAAGACCTTTTGCTATTCCACGGCCGACACGTCAAATTTCAATGATTTCACGAACTGATTTTGTACGCTCGGGAATTCTTTCGTTACTCATCGATCATATTAAATCGGTAATACCTCAATCGATGTTGCAGCATAAAAAAACACAAATTCTTCTTTAA